A window of Primulina tabacum isolate GXHZ01 chromosome 4, ASM2559414v2, whole genome shotgun sequence contains these coding sequences:
- the LOC142543275 gene encoding basic leucine zipper 34-like, with the protein MEQLPPKAPIAMSQNWPPFSFQVMPPLPTSAVAHSSWVDDFLDFSTTRRNAHRRTVSDPIAFVEAPPFLEETHSSNATNNNDRFEKLDDEQLRSMFSDDVEAAGPASGSHSDASTPSGQNSENEAKETPREIHRLQPKNEPGEEDNSCFKPQKEAPPPGKSCDSASGNGNNADPKRIKRILANRQSAQRSRVRKLQYISELERSVTTLQTEVSALSPKVAFLDHQRLLLNVDNSALKQRIAALAQDKIFKDAHQEALKKEIERLRKIYHEQSMKKMGNDSSPTGPPQ; encoded by the exons ATGGAACAACTACCGCCCAAAGCTCCTATCGCAATGTCTCAGAATTGGCCGCCGTTTTCCTTCCAAGTGATGCCCCCGCTGCCCACCTCTGCCGTGGCGCACAGTTCTTGGGTGGATGATTTCCTCGACTTCTCCACCACCCGCCGCAACGCCCACAGGAGAACAGTGAGCGACCCCATTGCATTCGTGGAGGCTCCTCCGTTTTTGGAGGAGACCCATAGCTCCAACGCCACGAATAATAACGACAGGTTCGAGAAGCTGGATGACGAACAGCTCCGGAGCATGTTTTCCGATGATGTCGAGGCCGCGGGTCCTGCCTCGGGATCTCACTCTGATGCGTCGACGCCGTCGGGTCAGAACAGCGAAAACGAAGCCAAGGAAACCCCTCGGGAGATCCACCGTTTGCAGCCAAAGAATGAGCCCGGGGAAGAggataattcatgctttaaaccaCAGAAGGAGGCGCCGCCGCCTGGTAAATCCTGTGACAGCGCATCTGGGAACGGAAACAACGCTGATCCCAAAAGAATCAAGAG AATCTTGGCTAACCGGCAATCAGCTCAAAGGTCAAGAGTGAGGAAATTGCAATACATTTCTGAGCTTGAAAGGAGTGTAACAACATTGCAG ACCGAAGTGTCGGCATTGTCCCCAAAGGTTGCATTTTTGGACCATCAGAGGCTCCTTCTCAATGTGGATAATAGCGCACTTAAGCAGCGGATAGCAGCATTGGCTCAAgacaaaatttttaaagatg CTCATCAAGAGGCACTGAAGAAGGAGATAGAGAGACtgagaaaaatatatcatgaacAGAGCATGAAGAAGATGGGCAACGACTCCAGCCCCACCGGACCGCCGCAGTAG